The Natrinema pellirubrum DSM 15624 region CTACGAGTTCCCGCTCGACGGCGATCAGTTCGGAACCAGTCCGGACGTCGCACAGGGCGACGGCTATATGGACTCCCACTGCCTCGAGTTCCACGGGAACCCCGAAGACGCGACCCTCACCTACGGCGAAGCCGAGATCAGCGGCGAATACGCCGACCGAATCGACGTCGCCGGCTATATCCAACAGGAACCGGCGGGCGACGGCTGGGACACCGATATCGACCCGGTCGCCGCCGCGGAGTCCTACGAAGAGGCGGGCGGTGGCTGGACATACAACGCGGCCGAGAACTCGACCCACGGCCAGGTGGTCGTCGTCCTGCAACTCGACGCCCCCGCCGACGAGCGGTTCGACCCCGACGACTCGAGCGATCCACCGAACGGGTCCGACCCGGCATCGGACGGCGAAACCGGTGACGACGGGGATGCCGAGAGCAATGACAGGATGCCCGGCTTCGGCGTCGTCAGTGCGCTCGTCGCGCTGTCCGTTGCCGTCCTCGCTCGCCGTCGCGGTTAAGGCGGGCGATTACCGGGATGCGTCGCTTTCGAACTCGAGGAGACGAAAGACAGGGAACGGCTACCGGATGTAGCCGGGAACCATGGAGCTCTGTTGTGTGACGACGGGGTGACGATCGAATGGGTGGCCCCACCGACAGACTGTCGTACCCCCGTCTACCCGACGATTGGTTCGAACCACAATAATTCTGCTGGCCAACGCGTCGGGAACGGCGCGAAAACCGCCGGTAGAATCCGCCAAACGGCCAATATGTCATGCCATGACATACCGGTCAGCAACTCGATCGCGACGGCCGTTGCTTCGGGCTGGCGGACTCGCGATGCAGTCGGCTCGAGCGACGCTTCGTCGTCGGCCGCCGGAACCAATTAGGTTTTGACGGTCGACGCGAGACACCCGAGAAATGACGACCGCGAACGATTCGGACGAGACCCCCCGCGTTCCCATCGTCTGCCCCGACTGCGAGACCACCTCTCGCGTCCCGCTCTCGGACGTGGCCGACGCGATCGAACGACACAACGACCAGCTTCACGACGGCGAGGCCGTCGCCGAAGTCGATCCCGACATCGCCGATCGGATCGCGGACCTGGCCGCGGACGAACTCGGACTGCTCGAGAACACGGAGTGACGGCCGGTGTCGTCACCGGCCGAAGAATCGGCGGAGTCGGTCGCCGAGTGACCGGGCCGCTCCCTCACGTTTCCGCGCGGTAACACACCCCACCATCTCGTCGGGTACGTTGTCGAATCGAACGTCGAGCCGTTTCGAGTCCATCCCCCTCGAGTACGGCGACCGGTGACACAGTCGTTCCACCTGCAAGCCCGCCCCGGCGCGCCGGCCGCCGGCGACGCCCCGTCCCGATAGTCACACCGACGCGACCGATCACAAAACGACCCTCGTTTCCGGCTCGAGCGGTTATATTTCGCCTTTGCTTACCGTTAGTTCAGTGGGAAGGCTTATGCTTCCATCCTCGACTGCGTTCACTACATGCCACGCCAGAACGCGACGGGCGACGAAGCGGGAGGTCCCACCGAAACGGACGACGGAACGCGGCTACCGGTCGAAACCGAACCGACCGCGACGATCGCGGCGACGCGAACGCCGTCGGACGCCGGCGCAGTCGGTCATCCGAACACGCTGACGATCATCGGGCAGGGGACCCCCTCGAGTTTCGAGATCACCGTCGACGGCGGGCTCGAACTGGCCGCCGAAACCGGAACGGCGAACGTGACCGTCCGCTCCGGCACGAGCGTCGAAGGGACCGTCGAGTCCGAGACGGTGACGGTTCGGTTCTCCGGCGACCTGACCGACGTCACGTTCGTCGATCGCGGGATCACGGGTCGGGAACCGGCGACGACCCCGAACGTCCACGTCGATTACGGCGTGCCCGACGAGCGCCGGTCGTAGCCCGCGGCCCATCGATCCCGTCCGAGCCGGTGGGACGGCCCGAATCGGTCGATCGATACGCAAACATACTCCCGGACTGGAACCGTCACGTACGCACATGGACGACGCAACTCCCGATGCCGACGCCGACCCATCGGTCGAGACCGAGAGTGACGCGTCCGATGCGGCCGACGAGGTGGCCGAGCCGGACGAGGCGGAAACCGACGCCGAGTGGATGGACCCCGCCGACGAACGGATCCTCGAGTACATGCAGAACGAAGACGTGTTCGAACCGAACCAGTTCGACGAGGCGAAGATCTGTCCGGCGAACTTCGCCGCCTACCGGTGCCGGGAACTGGCCAAATACGGCCTCCTGAAGCGGCACATGCCCGGCGTCTACGAGGTTACCGACGCCGGTGAACGCTACCTCGCGGGCGAACTCGACCCCAGCGAGTTAGCGCCCGAGGAGTAGCCGCTACGAGATCGACGCGGGCGGGCGGCGCTCGTCGCGGTCCTCGTCCGCGAGGTCGGAGCGGTAGTCGGCGCTGCCCTCGTCCAGCAGCGAATCGATCACGTCCCGCGCGGCGGGGCCGTACAGGGGCCGGTTGTCGTTCCCACAGCGGTCGCTCATGAGACAGGCGGGACAGCCCTCGTCGCGACCGCAGTCGCAGTCGACCCAGAGATCGCGGGCCCGCCGTGCGACCGCCTCGTACTCCTCGTAGATGCGCCGGGAAAAGCCCAGCCCGCCCTCGATCCCGTCGTAGATGAACCAGCCGCTCGCGTCGGTTCCGTCGGGGAGCCGGTTGGTCGCGAGCCCCCCGAGGTCCGCCGCGTCGACGGTCAACTCGAGCGGGGCCACGGCGATCATCGCGTGTTCGACGGCGTGGATCCCCCCGAGATAGCCGTGGAGCCGCGGGGGCAACTCCTCGCACTCGTCGTTGTGATAGTCGCTGTGGGCGGCCGTCACCGCCCGTTCCACGTCTGCGGGGACTTCGGCCCAGCACAGTTGGGTACGCATCTCCAGGGGTGGAACGCCGGTCTCGAGGCCGACCGTACGGACGTCGCCCGACTCGAGGTCGCGTTTCAGGAACGTCTCGTGGTGGACCGTGACCGTCCCGTACCCCCAGTTGAGCCGGAAGTCCCCAATGTCGCGGGATTCCCGGATCTCCGTGTCGTAGATCGTTGTCCGACGCTGGGATTGGGTGTAGTAGTCGAGGTCGGCTGCTTCGAGTTCCACGTACGGCTGGGGGCGGTCCTCGCGGAGTTCGACCACCTCGTACTGGTCGCCCCGATACAGCACCGTCGCGCCCTCGTGATAGTCCCGATACGCGCGTGCGCGGCCGATCGGCTGATGGTCGATCGAGCCCTCGCCGGCCAGTCGGACCTCGAAGGAATCCCCGCCCGAGGCGTAGAGGCTGATCTCGTCCTGTGGTCGGTCGCGGTGGGCGTAGGTGATCCCGCCCGCGAGCGAGCCCTCGAACTCCCCCGTCCGGCGGCCGTACTCGACAGCTTGCTCGAGCCGATCGCGCCCGCCGAAGCGGGCCGCGTCCTCGCGGCGCAGGGGCAGTTCCTGAGCCGCACAGCGCAGGTGCTGCAGGTAGACGGGGTTGTTCTCGAGGTCGACGACGGCGCTCTCGGGTTCCTCCTCGAGCAGGTATTCGGGGTGGTTGAGGACGTACTGATCGAGCGTCGAGTGACTCGGGACGAACACCGACAGGGCCTCGCGCTCGCCCCGTCCCGACCGGCCGATCCGCTGCCAGAACGACTGTCTCGAGCCGGGATACCCCAACAGAACGGTGCCGTCGATCCCGCCGACGTCGATGCCGACCTCGAGCGCGCTGGTCGTCGCGACGCCGTCGAGGTTACCGCTCTTGAGGCGGTTTTCGGTGCTTCGCCGCGATCGTTTGCCGTGGCCGGCGTTGTACGCCGCGAGGTCGGCGCTACCGCTGTAGGGAAGCGACGGCGTCTCGAGGAACTCCTGTGCGCGGCCAACGGCGAGTTCCGTCCCCTTCCGCGAGTCACAGAACAGCAGCGAGGGAACGCCGTGATAACAGCAGTGGGCCCACACCTCGGGGGCTTCGACGGTGGCGGGTCGTTTGCTCGGCCGCCAGTCGTCCCCGTCGCCGCCCTCGCCCGCGTCGCCATCGGTCGGCGGGTCCCAGAAGACGAGGTGGCGGCGGCCGCTCGGGGAGCCGTCCTCGTCGATCACCGTCGCCGGCTCGCCGGTCAGCGCCTCGGCGTGGTCGGCCGGGTTGCCGATCGTTGCGCTCGTCAGGACGTACTGGGGGTCGCCGCCGTACCATTCGATCACCCGCTGGGCCCGCCGAAGGATCCAGGCGGCGTGCATCCCGCTGATCCCGGTCCACGCGTGGGCCTCGTCGACGACGAGTAGGTCGCAGCCCGCGTGAAACGCAGCCCAGCGGTGGTGGCCCTCGAGGTACTGATTCAACCCTGCAAAGTTCGTGATGACGACGTTCGCCTCCTCGCGGATGCGGGACTTCTCCCGGCGTTTGGTGTCGCCGTCGTAGACGCCGACCGTGACGTCAAGTCCGAGGTCGTCGAACAGGTCGTTGAGTTCCCGCTCCTGATCGCGGCTGAGTGCCTTCGTCGGGTAAACCAGCAGCGCACGCACATCGGGATTCTCGCGGAACCGCCGTGCGATCTCCAGCGCGTAGACGTAGGTCTTCCCCGAGGACGTCGAAGTCGTGACACAGACGTTCTCGCCGCGCTCGAGCGCCGCGAGCGCGTTGGCCTGATGACTCCAAGGATCGACGGCGAGCTTTGCGGCGAGGTCGGGCGGCAGTACCTCCCTCGCGGGGACGTGATCGGCGGATTCGGCCGGCAGTATGAACCGTTCGCGGCACTGTCCGCCGTAGCGGGCGTCGGGATACGTCTCGCGGAGTTCCTCGGCGGTGAGCGCGAGGCCGTCCGAGCCGGTGTCGTCTTGGCCGTCGATCGGTCCGTCGGAGTCTTGCGGTCGCATACTAGAAATCAGTGAGTCCGGTCTGTGTCGGTTCCGCCGTGGATCCGTCCGCTTGCTCTCCCGGTGATGCAGTCTCGGTCGGGGCCGCCGCGATCGCCTCGTAGACCGCGGCCAGTTCGCGAACGTCCGCCTCGCAGTACCGGCGGGCGGCCGTCCAGTCGATGGTCGCCTCCTCCGATCCGGATCCCCCGTCCGCACTACTCGAGCCCTCGAGCAGCCGCCGGAGCCGCTCGGCGAGCGTCTTGCCGTCGAGCGCGGCCGCGGCCCCCGTTCGGTCCCGGCCCAGTGCGGCGGCTACGTCCTCGAGCCGGTTCGTTCGGCCCGGCAGGACGGCATTGTCCCGGCGGACCGCCCAGTCGTAGGGATCGTACGTCGAAACGTGATCGTGCCAGTACGCGCGGTACTCGGGCGCGTAGCGGGCGATAAAGCGCTCGAGGTGTTCGTAATCGAACCCGTGGCCGTTCCACGCGACCAGCGAGGGGGCATCGTACTCGGCGGCCAGCCACGAGACGAACTCGCGGGTCGCTTGTCCGGGGTCCTCGCGGGACGGCTCGGTATC contains the following coding sequences:
- a CDS encoding DEAD/DEAH box helicase, which produces MRPQDSDGPIDGQDDTGSDGLALTAEELRETYPDARYGGQCRERFILPAESADHVPAREVLPPDLAAKLAVDPWSHQANALAALERGENVCVTTSTSSGKTYVYALEIARRFRENPDVRALLVYPTKALSRDQERELNDLFDDLGLDVTVGVYDGDTKRREKSRIREEANVVITNFAGLNQYLEGHHRWAAFHAGCDLLVVDEAHAWTGISGMHAAWILRRAQRVIEWYGGDPQYVLTSATIGNPADHAEALTGEPATVIDEDGSPSGRRHLVFWDPPTDGDAGEGGDGDDWRPSKRPATVEAPEVWAHCCYHGVPSLLFCDSRKGTELAVGRAQEFLETPSLPYSGSADLAAYNAGHGKRSRRSTENRLKSGNLDGVATTSALEVGIDVGGIDGTVLLGYPGSRQSFWQRIGRSGRGEREALSVFVPSHSTLDQYVLNHPEYLLEEEPESAVVDLENNPVYLQHLRCAAQELPLRREDAARFGGRDRLEQAVEYGRRTGEFEGSLAGGITYAHRDRPQDEISLYASGGDSFEVRLAGEGSIDHQPIGRARAYRDYHEGATVLYRGDQYEVVELREDRPQPYVELEAADLDYYTQSQRRTTIYDTEIRESRDIGDFRLNWGYGTVTVHHETFLKRDLESGDVRTVGLETGVPPLEMRTQLCWAEVPADVERAVTAAHSDYHNDECEELPPRLHGYLGGIHAVEHAMIAVAPLELTVDAADLGGLATNRLPDGTDASGWFIYDGIEGGLGFSRRIYEEYEAVARRARDLWVDCDCGRDEGCPACLMSDRCGNDNRPLYGPAARDVIDSLLDEGSADYRSDLADEDRDERRPPASIS
- a CDS encoding PGF-CTERM sorting domain-containing protein, yielding MADARGTDGPKRWQTLLALGLGLAVIGSLVAAGSGAVAAQADPDDNGTVSEAAYVDPAPEKGDPYFEAAADDGSWVSYENPRDEYRSPYLGDGSGKVCVSLVNENGDPVIGESVPNTSVTVPTGGATTWHSDADPMTVQFPMDDHYEFPLDGDQFGTSPDVAQGDGYMDSHCLEFHGNPEDATLTYGEAEISGEYADRIDVAGYIQQEPAGDGWDTDIDPVAAAESYEEAGGGWTYNAAENSTHGQVVVVLQLDAPADERFDPDDSSDPPNGSDPASDGETGDDGDAESNDRMPGFGVVSALVALSVAVLARRRG